A portion of the Paenibacillus sp. PvR098 genome contains these proteins:
- the floA gene encoding flotillin-like protein FloA (flotillin-like protein involved in membrane lipid rafts): protein MDASLITFLLLVVVAIIALSVFFTFVPVMLWISALASGVRVGIITLVAMRLRRVIPSRIVNPMIKATKAGLDLSINQLESHFLAGGNVDRVVNALIAAHRANIHLEFARAAAIDLAGRDVLQAVQMSVNPRVIETPTVSAVAKDGIEVKVLARVTVRANIDRLVGGAGEETIIARVGEGIVTTVGSSNSHKDVLENPDMISRTVLGKGLDAGTAFEILSIDIADVDVGKNIGAILQTEQAEADKQIAQAKAEERRAMAVALEQEMNARVVEMKAKVVEAESQVPQAMADALREGKMGVMDYMNLKNIEADTQMRSGLGKMNNPDKNNGDA, encoded by the coding sequence ATGGATGCTTCTCTAATTACGTTTTTATTGCTCGTGGTGGTTGCGATCATCGCGTTGTCGGTGTTTTTCACCTTCGTTCCGGTGATGCTGTGGATTTCTGCACTCGCTTCCGGCGTGCGGGTCGGCATCATTACGCTCGTGGCTATGCGCCTTCGTCGCGTTATTCCGAGCCGGATCGTCAACCCGATGATTAAAGCGACCAAAGCCGGTTTGGATTTAAGCATAAATCAATTGGAAAGTCACTTCTTGGCGGGCGGTAACGTGGATCGCGTCGTGAATGCGCTTATTGCGGCGCACCGCGCCAACATTCATTTGGAGTTTGCACGGGCGGCTGCTATTGATCTGGCGGGCCGGGATGTGCTCCAAGCAGTACAAATGAGCGTTAACCCGCGTGTGATTGAAACACCTACGGTTTCTGCCGTAGCCAAAGACGGTATTGAAGTGAAGGTTCTTGCAAGAGTAACGGTTCGTGCCAACATTGACCGACTTGTCGGGGGTGCGGGGGAAGAGACTATCATTGCCCGTGTAGGCGAAGGGATTGTCACCACTGTCGGTTCCAGCAACTCTCACAAGGACGTGTTGGAAAACCCGGATATGATTTCGCGTACGGTATTGGGCAAAGGCTTGGATGCCGGAACGGCCTTTGAAATTTTATCCATCGATATTGCCGATGTGGACGTAGGTAAAAATATCGGCGCCATTCTGCAGACGGAGCAGGCGGAAGCAGACAAGCAGATCGCACAGGCTAAAGCGGAAGAACGCCGGGCGATGGCTGTTGCCCTGGAGCAGGAGATGAACGCGCGCGTCGTGGAGATGAAGGCTAAAGTGGTTGAAGCTGAATCCCAAGTTCCTCAAGCGATGGCCGATGCGCTTCGTGAAGGCAAAATGGGCGTGATGGACTATATGAACCTGAAAAACATCGAAGCTGACACCCAAATGCGTTCCGGTCTTGGAAAAATGAACAACCCGGATAAGAACAACGGAGACGCTTAA